Proteins encoded by one window of Rouxiella chamberiensis:
- the xseA gene encoding exodeoxyribonuclease VII large subunit: protein MPLPSSPPIFTVSRLNQTVRELLENEMGQVWLSGEISNFSQPSSGHWYFTLKDARSQVKCAMFRNSNRRTTFRPQNGQQVLVRASVTLYEPRGDYQLIAESMQPAGDGLLQQQFEMLKQMLSAEGLFDAEHKQALPSPAKCVGVITSASGAALHDILQVLKRRDPSLPVIIYPTAVQGVDAPLQIVRAITLANQRQECDVLIVGRGGGSLEDLSSFNDERVARAIFASRLPVVSAVGHETDVTIADFVADLRAPTPSAAAELISRNQLELLRQIQSQQQRLEMAMDYYLAQMAQRFTRLNHRLQQQHPHLRLARQQTALFKLRSRLDDAMQNHLRRLLRRTQNLQQRLSQHQPQRRVHLMQQRVQKLQYRLQQAMSSQLGEQRRRFGTACTQLEAVSPLATLARGYSVTTTPKGELLKNTAQISRGETLRTRLSDGWVESEVVQVTPLEAKAKSRRKA from the coding sequence ATGCCACTACCTTCTTCGCCACCCATTTTTACCGTGAGCCGCCTTAACCAGACGGTCCGTGAGTTGCTGGAAAACGAGATGGGTCAGGTTTGGCTCTCCGGTGAAATCTCCAACTTCTCGCAACCCTCTTCCGGTCACTGGTACTTCACACTTAAAGACGCGCGCTCGCAGGTCAAATGCGCGATGTTTCGCAACAGCAATCGACGCACGACCTTCCGTCCGCAAAATGGTCAGCAGGTGCTGGTGCGAGCCTCCGTTACCCTGTACGAGCCGCGCGGCGACTACCAGCTTATTGCCGAAAGCATGCAGCCTGCGGGCGACGGTCTGTTGCAGCAGCAGTTTGAGATGCTCAAGCAGATGCTGTCGGCAGAAGGGCTGTTTGATGCCGAACACAAGCAGGCCCTGCCCTCGCCCGCCAAATGCGTGGGCGTGATAACGTCTGCGAGCGGTGCGGCGTTGCACGATATCCTGCAGGTACTCAAGCGCCGTGATCCTTCTCTGCCCGTCATCATCTACCCCACCGCCGTGCAAGGCGTCGATGCGCCGCTGCAAATCGTGCGCGCCATTACGCTTGCCAATCAGCGTCAGGAGTGTGACGTGCTCATCGTCGGGCGCGGAGGCGGTTCGCTGGAAGACCTGTCGAGTTTCAATGACGAACGGGTGGCGCGCGCGATTTTCGCCAGCCGCCTGCCTGTTGTCAGCGCCGTAGGGCATGAAACCGACGTGACCATCGCCGATTTTGTGGCTGACCTGCGCGCGCCTACGCCTTCGGCGGCAGCTGAACTGATCAGTCGCAATCAGCTTGAATTGCTGCGACAGATTCAGTCACAGCAGCAGCGTCTGGAAATGGCGATGGACTATTATCTGGCGCAGATGGCGCAGCGTTTTACCCGTCTGAATCATCGCCTTCAGCAACAGCATCCGCATTTGCGGCTTGCCCGCCAGCAAACGGCGTTGTTCAAGCTGCGAAGCCGCCTCGATGACGCAATGCAAAATCATCTGCGCCGCCTGTTGCGCCGCACCCAGAATCTGCAACAACGCCTGAGTCAGCATCAACCGCAGCGCCGCGTCCATCTGATGCAGCAGCGGGTGCAGAAGCTCCAGTATCGTCTACAACAGGCGATGTCCAGCCAGTTAGGCGAGCAACGTCGGCGTTTCGGAACGGCCTGCACCCAGCTTGAGGCGGTCAGTCCGCTGGCAACGCTTGCGCGCGGTTATAGTGTTACGACAACGCCAAAAGGTGAGTTGCTGAAAAATACCGCGCAGATAAGCCGCGGTGAAACGCTAAGAACGCGACTTTCCGATGGCTGGGTCGAAAGCGAAGTGGTTCAGGTAACGCCGCTGGAAGCGAAAGCCAAAAGCCGACGCAAAGCCTGA
- the bamB gene encoding outer membrane protein assembly factor BamB: MHLRKTLLVGVVSVALLSGCSLFGGEEDVVKMSPLPKVENQFTPTEVWSTSVGDGVGDYYSHLHPAWKDNTIYAADRFGIVKALDADNGKEKWKVDLSENPGFFSSNISAQLSGGVTVDGSNLYIGSEKAVVYSLNTADGTQAWQTKVAGEAISRPVVSDGLVLIHTGNGILQALNQKDGTIAWSANLDMPTLSLRGESAPATAFGAAIVGGDNGRVSAVLMKEGQMIWQQRISEPSGATEIDRLSDVDTTPVIANGVIYTIAYNGNLVAMDLRSGQIMWKREVGSVNNILVEGDRIYLVDQNDRVMALNTEGGVTIWTQSELLHRNLTAPVLYNGFIVVGDAEGYMHWLNTNDGRFVAQQKVDSSGLLSAPVVASDKLVVQAKGGEVYSFKR, translated from the coding sequence ATGCATTTGCGTAAAACACTCTTGGTGGGCGTCGTATCCGTTGCCCTGCTGAGTGGCTGTTCCTTATTCGGCGGCGAAGAAGACGTAGTGAAAATGTCTCCACTGCCAAAAGTTGAAAATCAGTTCACACCGACCGAAGTGTGGAGCACGTCCGTCGGTGACGGCGTAGGCGACTACTATTCTCACCTGCATCCGGCCTGGAAAGACAACACCATTTATGCTGCCGATCGTTTTGGTATCGTCAAGGCGCTTGACGCCGACAACGGTAAAGAAAAGTGGAAAGTCGACCTGTCCGAAAATCCGGGCTTCTTCTCGAGCAACATCTCTGCACAGCTTTCCGGTGGCGTAACGGTTGATGGTTCAAACCTGTATATCGGCAGCGAAAAAGCCGTGGTCTACTCGCTGAATACCGCCGATGGTACGCAGGCGTGGCAGACCAAGGTCGCGGGCGAAGCAATTTCCCGTCCTGTAGTCAGCGACGGTCTGGTGCTTATCCACACCGGTAACGGCATCCTGCAGGCGCTGAATCAGAAAGACGGCACCATCGCATGGAGCGCCAACCTTGATATGCCTACGCTTTCCCTGCGCGGTGAATCCGCTCCGGCGACCGCCTTTGGTGCCGCCATTGTCGGTGGCGACAATGGTCGCGTCAGCGCAGTGCTGATGAAAGAAGGCCAGATGATTTGGCAGCAGCGTATTTCCGAGCCAAGCGGTGCGACTGAAATCGACCGTCTGAGCGATGTCGATACCACGCCGGTTATCGCCAATGGCGTTATCTACACCATTGCCTACAACGGTAATCTGGTGGCGATGGACTTGCGCAGCGGCCAGATCATGTGGAAACGCGAAGTCGGTTCAGTGAACAACATTCTGGTTGAAGGCGACCGCATCTATCTGGTCGACCAAAACGACCGCGTGATGGCGCTGAATACCGAAGGTGGCGTCACCATCTGGACCCAGAGCGAGTTGCTTCACCGCAACCTGACCGCGCCGGTTCTGTACAACGGCTTTATCGTGGTCGGCGATGCAGAAGGTTACATGCACTGGCTGAACACCAATGACGGACGCTTTGTCGCCCAGCAGAAAGTAGACTCTTCAGGTCTGCTGAGTGCACCGGTTGTGGCCAGTGACAAGCTGGTGGTGCAGGCCAAAGGTGGCGAAGTTTACTCCTTCAAACGCTGA
- a CDS encoding YfgM family protein has translation MEVYTTENEQVDAVRRFFAENGKALAVGVVLGIAALGGWRYWQSHENTALTEASASYQQASSALADNKADGVAGLQKFAENNSNSYGVFAALELAEHFVQAKDFTNAEKQLTQASQLSKDDNLVSLVNYRLARVQLQENKLDDALKTLDNVKGDGWMAMQQEVRGDVLLAKGDTKGARDAYSKGLDSKPSQTLQTMLRMKLNNLSS, from the coding sequence GTGGAAGTCTATACCACTGAAAACGAACAGGTTGATGCCGTCCGCCGCTTCTTTGCCGAAAATGGTAAAGCGCTGGCCGTTGGCGTCGTGCTGGGGATTGCTGCCCTGGGTGGATGGCGTTACTGGCAGTCGCACGAAAATACGGCCCTGACAGAGGCTTCGGCTTCCTATCAGCAGGCCAGCAGCGCACTGGCCGACAACAAGGCCGACGGCGTGGCCGGTCTGCAAAAATTCGCCGAGAACAACAGCAACAGCTACGGCGTATTCGCAGCGCTTGAGCTTGCCGAACACTTCGTTCAGGCAAAAGATTTTACCAATGCCGAGAAACAGCTGACGCAGGCAAGCCAACTTTCCAAAGACGACAATCTGGTTTCACTGGTTAACTACCGTCTGGCTCGCGTTCAGTTGCAGGAAAACAAGCTGGACGACGCGCTGAAAACCCTCGACAACGTGAAGGGTGACGGTTGGATGGCAATGCAACAAGAGGTTCGTGGTGACGTTCTGCTCGCGAAGGGCGACACCAAGGGAGCCAGGGATGCATACAGTAAAGGCCTTGATTCCAAGCCATCTCAAACGCTGCAAACCATGCTGCGTATGAAATTGAACAATTTATCCAGCTAA
- the hisS gene encoding histidine--tRNA ligase, with amino-acid sequence MAKTDVSKKLQAIRGMNDYLPADTALWQRIEGTLKQVLGTYGYNEIRMPIVEQTPLFKRAIGEVTDVVEKEMYTFEDRNGESLTLRPEGTAGCVRAGIEHGLLYNQEQRLWYIGPMFRYERPQKGRYRQFNQLGVEVFGLNGPDVDAELIMLTARWWRELGIAEHVALELNSIGSLEARANYRDALVAFLEQHKDKLDEDCKRRMYSNPLRVLDSKNPDVQALLNDAPALADYLDEESREHFAGLCELLSLAGIPYTVNQRLVRGLDYYNRTVFEWVTTSLGAQGTVCAGGRYDGLVEQLGGRATPAVGFAMGLERLVLLVQAVNPEFKAPATVDAYVISSGAGTQGAAMLLAEKLRDALPELKVMTNYGGGNFKKQFARADKWGARIALVLGEDEVAAQQVVVKDLQSGEQETLAQSELAVRLASMLG; translated from the coding sequence GTGGCAAAGACTGACGTTTCAAAAAAATTGCAGGCTATTCGCGGCATGAACGATTACCTGCCCGCAGATACTGCGTTATGGCAGCGTATTGAAGGAACGCTCAAACAGGTTTTAGGGACTTACGGCTACAACGAAATCCGTATGCCGATTGTAGAGCAGACCCCGTTATTCAAGCGCGCGATCGGTGAAGTGACCGACGTGGTTGAAAAAGAGATGTATACCTTCGAAGACCGCAATGGCGAAAGCCTGACACTGCGTCCCGAAGGCACCGCTGGCTGCGTTCGCGCCGGTATCGAACATGGTCTGCTGTACAATCAGGAACAGCGCTTGTGGTACATCGGCCCGATGTTCCGTTACGAGCGTCCGCAGAAAGGCCGCTATCGTCAATTCAACCAGCTGGGTGTCGAAGTCTTTGGTCTGAACGGACCCGATGTCGACGCCGAGCTCATCATGCTGACCGCCCGCTGGTGGCGCGAGCTGGGTATCGCCGAACACGTTGCGCTTGAGCTTAACTCCATAGGTTCGCTCGAGGCCCGTGCCAACTATCGCGATGCGCTGGTTGCCTTCCTTGAACAGCATAAAGACAAGCTCGACGAAGACTGCAAACGCCGTATGTACAGCAATCCGCTGCGCGTTCTGGATTCCAAGAATCCTGACGTCCAGGCCCTGCTGAACGATGCGCCGGCGTTGGCGGATTACCTCGATGAGGAATCTCGCGAACACTTTGCAGGTCTGTGTGAACTTTTGAGCCTCGCAGGTATCCCATATACGGTTAATCAGCGTCTGGTACGCGGTCTGGACTACTACAACCGCACCGTATTCGAGTGGGTCACCACAAGTCTTGGTGCGCAAGGTACAGTCTGTGCCGGTGGACGTTACGACGGCCTGGTCGAACAGCTTGGCGGACGTGCGACGCCGGCAGTCGGTTTTGCCATGGGTCTGGAGCGTCTGGTGCTGCTGGTTCAGGCGGTCAATCCTGAATTCAAGGCGCCGGCAACGGTCGATGCCTACGTGATTTCTTCGGGTGCGGGTACACAGGGTGCGGCCATGTTGCTGGCCGAGAAACTGCGTGATGCATTGCCGGAGCTGAAAGTGATGACCAACTACGGCGGCGGCAACTTCAAGAAACAGTTTGCGCGCGCCGACAAATGGGGAGCGCGTATCGCTCTGGTATTAGGTGAGGATGAAGTCGCGGCTCAGCAGGTAGTGGTTAAAGACCTGCAAAGTGGTGAGCAAGAAACACTGGCGCAGAGCGAACTGGCTGTGCGTCTGGCCTCGATGTTAGGTTAA
- the der gene encoding ribosome biogenesis GTPase Der: protein MIPVVALVGRPNVGKSTLFNRLTKTRDALVADFPGLTRDRKYGRAEIEGNEFIIVDTGGIDGTEDGVETRMAGQSLLAIEEADIVLFMVDARAGVMPADQGIAQHLRSRQKATFLVANKTDGLDADSATADFYSLGLGEVYAIAASHGRGVTQLIEHVLVPFVGEKPEEVELTEEEANAAYWAEQLGENDAIPEDVEDDFDPTTLPIKLAIVGRPNVGKSTLTNRILGEDRVVVYDMPGTTRDSIYIPMVRDEREYVLIDTAGVRKRGKVTETVEKFSVIKTLQAIEDANVVMLVIDAREGISDQDLSLLGFILNSGRSLVIVVNKWDGMSQEQRDAVKDTLDLRLGFIDFARIHFISALHGSGVGNLFESVNEAYNCATKRVGTSLLTRIMQMAADDHQPPLVNGRRVKLKYAHAGGYNPPIVVIHGNQVKDLADSYKRYLMNYFRRSLEIMGTPIRIQFKEGENPFEGKRNLLTPNQMRKRKRLMSHLKKK from the coding sequence ATGATACCTGTCGTCGCGCTAGTTGGGCGCCCGAATGTGGGTAAATCCACCTTATTTAACCGTTTGACCAAGACGCGTGATGCGTTGGTGGCGGATTTCCCCGGGCTAACGCGTGACCGCAAGTATGGTCGTGCCGAGATCGAGGGTAACGAATTCATCATCGTTGATACCGGGGGTATCGACGGTACCGAAGACGGCGTTGAAACCCGCATGGCGGGGCAATCGCTGCTGGCTATCGAAGAAGCCGATATCGTGCTGTTCATGGTCGATGCCCGTGCAGGCGTGATGCCTGCCGATCAGGGTATCGCCCAGCACTTGCGCAGCCGTCAAAAAGCGACGTTCCTGGTCGCCAACAAAACCGACGGTCTTGATGCCGACAGCGCAACCGCCGATTTCTACTCGCTGGGTCTGGGCGAAGTCTACGCGATCGCGGCTTCCCACGGCCGTGGCGTAACTCAGCTTATCGAGCACGTGCTGGTGCCTTTCGTCGGTGAAAAGCCCGAAGAAGTCGAGCTGACCGAAGAAGAGGCCAATGCGGCCTATTGGGCAGAGCAGCTTGGTGAAAACGATGCTATCCCGGAAGATGTCGAAGACGACTTCGACCCGACCACCTTGCCTATCAAGCTGGCTATCGTCGGACGTCCCAACGTGGGTAAATCAACGTTAACCAACCGCATTCTGGGTGAAGACCGCGTCGTCGTCTATGACATGCCGGGCACCACCCGCGACAGCATCTATATCCCGATGGTACGCGACGAGCGCGAATATGTGCTTATCGATACCGCCGGTGTGCGCAAGCGCGGAAAAGTCACCGAAACCGTCGAGAAATTCTCGGTAATCAAAACGTTGCAGGCCATCGAAGATGCCAACGTCGTGATGCTGGTTATCGATGCACGCGAAGGTATTTCGGATCAGGACCTGTCACTGCTGGGCTTCATCCTCAACAGCGGTCGCTCGCTGGTGATCGTGGTGAACAAATGGGACGGCATGTCTCAGGAACAGCGCGATGCCGTGAAAGATACCCTCGACCTGCGTCTTGGTTTCATCGACTTTGCCCGTATTCACTTCATCTCCGCGCTTCATGGCAGCGGTGTGGGCAATCTGTTTGAATCCGTGAACGAAGCCTATAACTGTGCGACTAAACGTGTAGGCACCTCACTGCTGACGCGTATCATGCAGATGGCAGCTGACGATCACCAGCCACCGCTGGTTAATGGTCGCCGCGTGAAGCTGAAATATGCGCATGCGGGCGGTTACAACCCGCCTATCGTGGTTATTCACGGTAATCAGGTTAAAGATCTGGCCGATTCCTATAAGCGTTACTTGATGAACTACTTCCGTCGTTCACTGGAGATTATGGGTACGCCAATCCGTATTCAGTTCAAAGAGGGTGAAAACCCGTTTGAAGGAAAACGCAACCTGCTGACGCCAAACCAGATGCGTAAACGTAAACGTTTGATGTCGCACCTGAAAAAGAAATAA